The Desulfobacterales bacterium genomic interval CCGTTTCTAAAGGGCGCCGACCTGCTGGTGGCCGCGGACTGCGTTCCAGTGGCCCATGCTGATTTCCATGCCGGATTCCTGTCCGGCCGCGCGGTGATGATCGGCTGTCCCAAGTTCGACGATCCCAACGGCTATGTGGACAAGTTTACCGAGGTCTTTAAAACCGCCGGGATAAAGACCATTAACCTGGTGATCATGGAGGTGCCCTGCTGCGGCGGGATGAAGGAGATCGTCAGGGAGGCGCGCAAGCGGTCCGGCCGGGATATCCCGGTGCGCGAGACCGTGATCAGCACCAGGGGCGGGATCCTCCGCCAGGAGAACTGGTAAGGATGGAGATCAGGGGCAGGATCGCCCTGGTGCTGGGCGCGGCCCGGGGCATCGGCAAGGCGATCGCCCTGGCCCTGGCCGAGGCCGGCGCCACGGTGGTCTGCACCCACTTTGACCGGCCCGGGGACGGGGCCCGGCTGCAAGAGGAACTTGCCCGGCTTGACGGCGATCATCTTGCCGTCAAGGTCGATCTGCGCCAGCCGGACCAGGTGGCCGCGCTTGTCGATCGGATCAGCAAACAATTCAGCGTCCTTGATATCCTGATCAATAATATCGAGCGGGGCGGGATGCCGGTGGTCCATGGCGGTTATGACCGGGAGGTGAACCGGGACCAGTGGGAGCTTGAGTTTGCCACCACTGTCAAGGCCAAATGGCTGGTATTTCATGAGACCCTGCCGCTGTTGAAAAAGGCGAGGCAGGGGGCGGTGGTCACCCTGTCCTCCATGGCCGGGATGATCGGCCGGGCCGGGCCGGCCGGGCTCCTGTTCAATGACGGCTATGCAGCGGCCAACCGGGCGATCTCCTCTTTTACCGAGACCTGGGCCCGGCAGGCGGGGCCCGCGGTGCGGGTAAACGAGTTGATGCTCGGCCTGACCGAGACCCGTCA includes:
- a CDS encoding SDR family oxidoreductase; amino-acid sequence: MEIRGRIALVLGAARGIGKAIALALAEAGATVVCTHFDRPGDGARLQEELARLDGDHLAVKVDLRQPDQVAALVDRISKQFSVLDILINNIERGGMPVVHGGYDREVNRDQWELEFATTVKAKWLVFHETLPLLKKARQGAVVTLSSMAGMIGRAGPAGLLFNDGYAAANRAISSFTETWARQAGPAVRVNELMLGLTETRHAQGTRGWDLLSDREKKALLDHTLLGRTATVQEVVAAVLFLVRDATFMTGTVLRMDGGYLLGGEPVAPMPDGVV